One part of the Augochlora pura isolate Apur16 chromosome 3, APUR_v2.2.1, whole genome shotgun sequence genome encodes these proteins:
- the Nagk gene encoding N-acetylglucosamine kinase isoform X1 gives MNYVISHFFQKWTYTTFKINGSYLYVTSNVYISKNFGSCPRRDVRPDKPAEISLQAQARQRDLEEMGDKLTAERDPAEYATEIKLGGVEGGGSHSTLMLMDGVGTLLTEVEGPETNHCSLGIDETAARIAAMVQRGKENIGMPETVPLDALGLCLSGCEDEKSNNDLVSAMQEHYPNVAKDYFVGSDTVGSLKTAFDSGGIVLIAGTGSNASMITNDGKTITCGGWGYMLGDEGSAYWLTHRACKYVLDDIDGLSPSPKPISYIWPALRTFFKIADKKELVPHWYANFNKTKIANFTMEIVTGCEKEDLLSLHLMKDAGEVLAQHIVALAKKAPTALKLANGGLKIVCIGSVWKSWIYIKDGFLNKIYDSNAVDEFSLYHLTVSAATGACYSAAEKINWAFPKPYDNNTEIFYHYRRENYVKPIEKIKPQPVLVPCNIASGN, from the exons ATGAATTAcgtgatatctcatttttttcaaaaatggacttacaccactttcaaaataaacggttcaTATCTATATGTTACTTCGAATGTATACATTTCCAAAAACTTCGGGAGTTGTCCGAGAAGAGACGTTCGTCCAGATAAGCCTGCAGAGATAAGTCTACA GGCACAAGCGCGCCAGAGAGATTTGGAAGAAATGGGAGATAAACTGACGGCAGAAAGAGATCCCGCAGAATATGCGACAGAGATTAAACTCGGCGGAGTTGAGGG CGGTGGTTCTCATTCCACCTTGATGCTCATGGATGGTGTAGGAACACTACTTACAGAAGTTGAAGGACCGGAAACTAATCATTGT AGTCTGGGGATTGACGAAACTGCAGCTAGAATCGCCGCAATGGTCCAGAGAGGCAAAGAGAATATAGGTATGCCCGAAACAGTGCCTTTGGATGCCTTA GGGCTCTGCCTTAGTGGATGCGAGGATGAGAAATCGAATAATGATCTTGTTAGCGCGATGCAAGAACATTATCCTAATGTAGCGAAAGATTATTTTGTTGGATCAGACACAGTGGGTTCTCTGAAGACTGCCTTTGATAGCGGCGGAATCGTTCTGATCGCTGGCACCGGCAGTAACGCTTCGATGATCACCAACGACGGGAAAACTATCACCTGCGGAGGCTGGGGATACATGCTAGGGGATGAGGGTAGCG cTTACTGGCTAACTCATCGAGCCTGCAAATACGTCTTAGACGATATCGATGGTCTATCTCCCTCTCCGAAACCGATTAGTTACATATGGCCGGCTCTTAGGACTTTCTTCAAAATAGCAGATAAGAAAGAATTAGTGCCCCATTGGTAtgctaattttaataaaacaaaaatcgcaAACTTTACCATGGAAATTGTCACTGGCTGCGAAAAAGAAGACCTCCTTAGTCTGCATCTGATGAAGGATGCTGGGGAAGTACTTGCTCAACATATAGTGGCTTTAGCAAAGAAGGCTCCGACA gcACTAAAATTGGCCAACGGTGGTCTGAAGATAGTCTGCATCGGGTCTGTCTGGAAATCGTGGATATATATCAAAGATGGTTTCCTCAATAAAATTTACGATTCTAATGCTGTAGATGAGTTTAGTTTATACCATTTGACAGTCTCTGCAGCCACTGGCGCCTGCTACTCAGCTGCCGAAAAAATCAACTGGGCATTCCCGAAACCGTACGACAACaacacagaaatattttaccattATAGACGGGAAAACTATGTGAAACctatagaaaaaattaaaccGCAGCCGGTATTAGTGCCTTGCAATATTGCAAGTGGGAATTGA
- the Nagk gene encoding N-acetylglucosamine kinase isoform X3: MGDKLTAERDPAEYATEIKLGGVEGGGSHSTLMLMDGVGTLLTEVEGPETNHCSLGIDETAARIAAMVQRGKENIGMPETVPLDALGLCLSGCEDEKSNNDLVSAMQEHYPNVAKDYFVGSDTVGSLKTAFDSGGIVLIAGTGSNASMITNDGKTITCGGWGYMLGDEGSAYWLTHRACKYVLDDIDGLSPSPKPISYIWPALRTFFKIADKKELVPHWYANFNKTKIANFTMEIVTGCEKEDLLSLHLMKDAGEVLAQHIVALAKKAPTALKLANGGLKIVCIGSVWKSWIYIKDGFLNKIYDSNAVDEFSLYHLTVSAATGACYSAAEKINWAFPKPYDNNTEIFYHYRRENYVKPIEKIKPQPVLVPCNIASGN; encoded by the exons ATGGGAGATAAACTGACGGCAGAAAGAGATCCCGCAGAATATGCGACAGAGATTAAACTCGGCGGAGTTGAGGG CGGTGGTTCTCATTCCACCTTGATGCTCATGGATGGTGTAGGAACACTACTTACAGAAGTTGAAGGACCGGAAACTAATCATTGT AGTCTGGGGATTGACGAAACTGCAGCTAGAATCGCCGCAATGGTCCAGAGAGGCAAAGAGAATATAGGTATGCCCGAAACAGTGCCTTTGGATGCCTTA GGGCTCTGCCTTAGTGGATGCGAGGATGAGAAATCGAATAATGATCTTGTTAGCGCGATGCAAGAACATTATCCTAATGTAGCGAAAGATTATTTTGTTGGATCAGACACAGTGGGTTCTCTGAAGACTGCCTTTGATAGCGGCGGAATCGTTCTGATCGCTGGCACCGGCAGTAACGCTTCGATGATCACCAACGACGGGAAAACTATCACCTGCGGAGGCTGGGGATACATGCTAGGGGATGAGGGTAGCG cTTACTGGCTAACTCATCGAGCCTGCAAATACGTCTTAGACGATATCGATGGTCTATCTCCCTCTCCGAAACCGATTAGTTACATATGGCCGGCTCTTAGGACTTTCTTCAAAATAGCAGATAAGAAAGAATTAGTGCCCCATTGGTAtgctaattttaataaaacaaaaatcgcaAACTTTACCATGGAAATTGTCACTGGCTGCGAAAAAGAAGACCTCCTTAGTCTGCATCTGATGAAGGATGCTGGGGAAGTACTTGCTCAACATATAGTGGCTTTAGCAAAGAAGGCTCCGACA gcACTAAAATTGGCCAACGGTGGTCTGAAGATAGTCTGCATCGGGTCTGTCTGGAAATCGTGGATATATATCAAAGATGGTTTCCTCAATAAAATTTACGATTCTAATGCTGTAGATGAGTTTAGTTTATACCATTTGACAGTCTCTGCAGCCACTGGCGCCTGCTACTCAGCTGCCGAAAAAATCAACTGGGCATTCCCGAAACCGTACGACAACaacacagaaatattttaccattATAGACGGGAAAACTATGTGAAACctatagaaaaaattaaaccGCAGCCGGTATTAGTGCCTTGCAATATTGCAAGTGGGAATTGA
- the Nagk gene encoding N-acetylglucosamine kinase isoform X2: MAGKKKKEKKKKITEYELRKNLRAQARQRDLEEMGDKLTAERDPAEYATEIKLGGVEGGGSHSTLMLMDGVGTLLTEVEGPETNHCSLGIDETAARIAAMVQRGKENIGMPETVPLDALGLCLSGCEDEKSNNDLVSAMQEHYPNVAKDYFVGSDTVGSLKTAFDSGGIVLIAGTGSNASMITNDGKTITCGGWGYMLGDEGSAYWLTHRACKYVLDDIDGLSPSPKPISYIWPALRTFFKIADKKELVPHWYANFNKTKIANFTMEIVTGCEKEDLLSLHLMKDAGEVLAQHIVALAKKAPTALKLANGGLKIVCIGSVWKSWIYIKDGFLNKIYDSNAVDEFSLYHLTVSAATGACYSAAEKINWAFPKPYDNNTEIFYHYRRENYVKPIEKIKPQPVLVPCNIASGN, encoded by the exons ATGGcaggaaaaaagaagaaagaaaagaaaaagaaaattactgAATATGAACTTCGTAAAAATTTAAGGGCACAAGCGCGCCAGAGAGATTTGGAAGAAATGGGAGATAAACTGACGGCAGAAAGAGATCCCGCAGAATATGCGACAGAGATTAAACTCGGCGGAGTTGAGGG CGGTGGTTCTCATTCCACCTTGATGCTCATGGATGGTGTAGGAACACTACTTACAGAAGTTGAAGGACCGGAAACTAATCATTGT AGTCTGGGGATTGACGAAACTGCAGCTAGAATCGCCGCAATGGTCCAGAGAGGCAAAGAGAATATAGGTATGCCCGAAACAGTGCCTTTGGATGCCTTA GGGCTCTGCCTTAGTGGATGCGAGGATGAGAAATCGAATAATGATCTTGTTAGCGCGATGCAAGAACATTATCCTAATGTAGCGAAAGATTATTTTGTTGGATCAGACACAGTGGGTTCTCTGAAGACTGCCTTTGATAGCGGCGGAATCGTTCTGATCGCTGGCACCGGCAGTAACGCTTCGATGATCACCAACGACGGGAAAACTATCACCTGCGGAGGCTGGGGATACATGCTAGGGGATGAGGGTAGCG cTTACTGGCTAACTCATCGAGCCTGCAAATACGTCTTAGACGATATCGATGGTCTATCTCCCTCTCCGAAACCGATTAGTTACATATGGCCGGCTCTTAGGACTTTCTTCAAAATAGCAGATAAGAAAGAATTAGTGCCCCATTGGTAtgctaattttaataaaacaaaaatcgcaAACTTTACCATGGAAATTGTCACTGGCTGCGAAAAAGAAGACCTCCTTAGTCTGCATCTGATGAAGGATGCTGGGGAAGTACTTGCTCAACATATAGTGGCTTTAGCAAAGAAGGCTCCGACA gcACTAAAATTGGCCAACGGTGGTCTGAAGATAGTCTGCATCGGGTCTGTCTGGAAATCGTGGATATATATCAAAGATGGTTTCCTCAATAAAATTTACGATTCTAATGCTGTAGATGAGTTTAGTTTATACCATTTGACAGTCTCTGCAGCCACTGGCGCCTGCTACTCAGCTGCCGAAAAAATCAACTGGGCATTCCCGAAACCGTACGACAACaacacagaaatattttaccattATAGACGGGAAAACTATGTGAAACctatagaaaaaattaaaccGCAGCCGGTATTAGTGCCTTGCAATATTGCAAGTGGGAATTGA